The following proteins are co-located in the Vibrio azureus genome:
- a CDS encoding DNA repair ATPase, producing MSENTQQAVTESGAYEVLKSRLSQQGNTLKTLSQQFNQQRQSVFGGQELSLIGKTNVQTESRCIPVDMAQVNQQLLFGYEVRVGMKAQPSLEDVFGLYQLHENDGSFRVEPLGLDNSFLSDDWFLHEFTELFTYYHDARLSQISRKENTLYIAFQIGMRAEDRKVFRFQINKNSIEYLDSLGHQSLTSANQHDFEWTETTREDHVLGKHPHVSIQDKLFVECIGGDLTIKVEDNTEDGKGVYREEVEDPHQSVADAKISYAFIGELIALRITPNREKNARYFLYNPLNQSVARIAALETSAKTLPEDHGVLYSHGYVLANGEKKEFDLPWTNLRFFKKIVSPNGEDVMYFFFDVLKGYYVIYTYNMIEKSFSAPMESHGYSLYPDGRMLVFQSSENEEASTVHPLRIWETPFSTTEFYSRNNASNDASSPLFNLGNAELVRALSSVLSICHFASTEEVTQAAYEALLKQCQSTLDHYHWLAHDYALGLGDAIQQVMGTADHIIDEFAKVQQLQLHAQQALDAESSEVAALISQVKLAAKDQAAALLTLLANVKAQVGRVMALRQQHYMDIPRVDELCERLDQQRQYLNQQLLELLQDEKAYLPFKNQIQLVEEQLETVDKTSVIQELQVQIDSLREELQLVTEEVTDIETEDPTQSTRILDLTTEVSSMLNAVAAKLRNKNSGLRSDEAKAEFSAQFKLLAQSVNSAMEQATTPDECDNQLAKLITQLEKLESRFADFDEFLGEIYTKRDEIQSTLENHKQQLVSAQQRRIQNLLQAANVTFSSIEKRVARFDDVAALNSYFATDTMVLKLRQLSDSIRDLGDSVKADSLDAKLKSVQDQALRSLRDNQDIFEEGGTILRLGKHRFSVNQQALDITLVENNNVLSTHISGTDFYQPIDDESFLALQNISKLDIASETETLYRAEYLAYLMLYAAMNMVDGVDIPALLQARKNGELLSLVQRFAAPRYKEGYVKGIHDHDAEKILNQLLPVFEQAGLLRFSQQARVTTWIWLMVQPNDVLEQWKNKAHNAHLLKYHLKSTEAYQALQTQLEQSLHAVEGSALSEASDYLIQLLAQTAYQIEVSRDGLELCEEYLQFRRSLGWKSESLSPAVSLADHSQWLRAYVEQNQLSQAFVIEAAAIAVWKEQQEASLSPVGFSLTCQVEGLLGEHAKLEKGTLNLVLDDFLQRCEYHRSQTIPQFEAYLEQRASLLQQAKSSFRLNEFKPRPLTSFVRNKLISESYLPLIGDNFAKQMGTVGDSKRTDLMGMLLLISPPGYGKTTLIEYVAHKLGLVFMKINGPSLGHNVTSLDPKEAPDQNAAREVEKINLALEMGNNVLLYLDDIQHTNPEFLQKFISLCDGTRRIEGIWNGETKTYDMRGKKFAVVMAGNPYTESGDMFRIPDMLANRADIYNLGDMLSDQKEAFELSFIENALTSHPALAPLATRDLNDLYRFVRMANGEGLPLSDMSHSYSATESAEIVSTLQKLLTVQQTVLKVNQQYIASAATADQYRVEPPFKLQGSYRNMNKLTEKISSVMTPEELQTLLQDHYQGEAQTLTNGTEENLLKLAQLRGEMTAEQQARWGEIRESYQRNQLMGDSEDRAGQVVQQLAALNQTINRVTQKFGDNPHD from the coding sequence TCTGTTTTTGGAGGACAGGAGCTTTCTCTAATCGGTAAGACCAATGTTCAAACCGAATCTCGCTGTATTCCTGTCGATATGGCGCAAGTGAATCAACAATTGTTGTTTGGCTATGAAGTGCGTGTGGGGATGAAAGCACAGCCGTCATTGGAAGATGTTTTCGGCCTTTATCAATTGCATGAAAACGATGGTTCGTTTCGTGTTGAGCCACTCGGTTTAGACAACAGCTTCCTTTCTGATGACTGGTTCTTACATGAATTCACGGAACTCTTTACTTACTACCATGATGCGAGATTGTCACAAATTTCGCGTAAGGAAAACACGCTCTACATTGCATTCCAAATTGGTATGCGAGCGGAAGATCGTAAGGTGTTTCGTTTTCAGATCAACAAAAATTCGATCGAGTATCTTGATTCATTAGGTCATCAGTCTCTTACATCTGCTAATCAGCATGATTTTGAATGGACGGAGACAACTCGAGAAGATCATGTGCTGGGTAAACACCCTCATGTGTCAATCCAAGATAAGTTATTTGTTGAATGTATTGGCGGTGACTTAACCATTAAAGTTGAAGACAATACTGAAGATGGCAAAGGCGTCTATCGAGAAGAAGTGGAAGATCCTCATCAAAGTGTTGCCGATGCAAAGATCTCGTATGCATTTATTGGTGAATTAATTGCATTACGTATTACTCCAAATCGAGAAAAAAACGCGCGCTACTTCTTGTATAACCCTTTGAATCAATCGGTGGCTCGGATTGCTGCTTTAGAAACGAGCGCGAAAACATTACCAGAGGACCATGGTGTTCTTTACTCTCATGGTTACGTTTTGGCCAATGGTGAAAAAAAAGAGTTTGATTTACCTTGGACTAACTTAAGGTTCTTTAAGAAAATCGTTTCACCAAATGGTGAAGACGTCATGTATTTCTTTTTTGATGTATTGAAAGGGTATTACGTTATCTACACCTACAATATGATCGAAAAATCGTTTTCTGCACCGATGGAAAGTCATGGCTATAGCTTGTATCCAGATGGTCGCATGTTAGTGTTTCAGTCGTCTGAAAACGAAGAGGCGTCAACAGTTCATCCGTTACGTATTTGGGAAACCCCTTTCTCTACAACAGAGTTCTACAGTCGTAATAATGCGAGCAATGATGCTTCTAGCCCACTATTTAACCTTGGTAATGCGGAATTAGTACGCGCGCTTTCTTCTGTTCTATCGATTTGTCATTTTGCTTCGACTGAAGAAGTGACTCAAGCGGCGTATGAAGCACTACTTAAACAGTGTCAAAGTACACTGGATCATTACCATTGGCTTGCTCATGATTATGCACTAGGACTCGGCGATGCAATTCAACAAGTCATGGGAACGGCTGATCATATCATTGATGAATTTGCCAAAGTACAGCAGTTGCAGTTACATGCACAACAAGCATTAGACGCTGAATCCAGTGAAGTTGCTGCTTTGATTAGCCAAGTTAAGCTTGCCGCTAAAGATCAAGCCGCCGCATTGCTTACTTTGTTAGCGAACGTCAAGGCCCAAGTTGGCAGGGTCATGGCTTTGCGTCAGCAGCATTATATGGACATCCCAAGAGTGGATGAGCTATGTGAACGCTTAGATCAACAACGGCAATATTTAAATCAGCAGTTGCTTGAATTATTGCAAGATGAAAAAGCCTATCTGCCATTTAAAAACCAGATCCAATTGGTCGAAGAACAGTTAGAAACCGTTGATAAAACATCGGTCATTCAAGAGTTGCAAGTTCAGATTGATTCCCTGAGAGAGGAATTACAATTAGTCACAGAAGAAGTGACAGATATTGAAACTGAAGATCCCACTCAATCGACAAGAATCCTTGATTTGACGACTGAAGTCTCTTCCATGCTGAATGCTGTAGCGGCAAAACTACGTAATAAAAATAGTGGGTTACGTAGCGATGAGGCCAAAGCTGAGTTTAGTGCGCAATTTAAATTGCTCGCACAGTCGGTTAACAGTGCAATGGAGCAGGCAACCACGCCGGATGAATGTGACAATCAATTAGCAAAACTGATTACTCAACTGGAAAAGTTGGAGTCACGCTTCGCAGACTTTGATGAATTTCTTGGCGAAATTTATACCAAGCGAGATGAAATACAGTCGACATTAGAGAACCATAAACAACAATTGGTGAGTGCACAGCAACGACGGATTCAAAACCTATTGCAAGCGGCCAATGTGACGTTCAGCAGCATCGAAAAGAGAGTGGCAAGGTTTGATGATGTCGCGGCGCTCAATAGTTATTTTGCAACGGATACGATGGTCCTGAAACTGCGTCAACTGTCTGACTCTATTCGGGATCTAGGTGATAGTGTTAAAGCAGATAGCCTCGATGCAAAATTAAAGTCTGTACAGGACCAAGCGTTACGTTCTCTACGCGATAACCAAGACATTTTTGAAGAGGGAGGGACGATTCTTCGCTTAGGTAAACATCGTTTTAGCGTTAACCAGCAAGCTCTCGATATTACTTTGGTTGAAAACAATAATGTATTAAGTACTCATATTTCAGGCACGGATTTTTATCAGCCGATTGATGACGAATCTTTCTTGGCCTTACAGAATATTTCCAAACTCGATATTGCCTCGGAAACGGAGACCCTGTATCGGGCTGAATATCTCGCCTACTTAATGCTGTATGCTGCAATGAATATGGTCGATGGCGTTGATATTCCGGCTTTATTACAAGCTAGAAAAAACGGCGAGCTACTTAGCCTCGTTCAGCGCTTTGCTGCACCAAGATACAAAGAAGGATATGTGAAAGGCATCCATGATCACGATGCAGAAAAAATCCTTAACCAGTTACTTCCGGTGTTTGAGCAAGCGGGTCTACTTCGCTTTAGTCAACAAGCTCGAGTGACGACATGGATTTGGCTCATGGTACAACCTAACGATGTATTAGAGCAGTGGAAGAATAAAGCCCATAATGCCCATTTACTCAAGTACCATCTGAAATCCACTGAAGCGTATCAGGCACTACAAACTCAATTAGAGCAATCTTTGCATGCGGTCGAAGGGAGTGCGCTATCTGAAGCCAGCGATTATTTGATTCAGCTTTTAGCCCAAACGGCTTACCAAATTGAAGTGAGCCGAGATGGCCTAGAGTTATGTGAAGAGTACCTTCAATTTAGGCGCAGTTTGGGGTGGAAAAGTGAATCCCTATCTCCTGCAGTGAGTTTAGCCGACCATTCTCAATGGTTAAGAGCCTATGTTGAACAAAATCAGTTAAGTCAGGCCTTTGTCATCGAAGCTGCGGCCATTGCAGTATGGAAAGAACAGCAAGAGGCATCACTGAGCCCTGTCGGCTTTTCACTCACCTGCCAAGTTGAAGGTTTATTAGGTGAGCACGCCAAGCTTGAAAAAGGAACGTTGAACTTAGTCTTAGATGATTTCTTGCAACGCTGTGAATATCACCGCAGTCAAACGATTCCACAATTTGAAGCTTACCTTGAACAGCGAGCATCTTTATTACAACAGGCCAAATCATCTTTTAGATTGAATGAGTTTAAGCCTCGACCACTGACCTCTTTTGTGCGAAATAAGTTGATCAGTGAAAGTTATTTACCTTTGATTGGCGATAACTTTGCAAAGCAAATGGGCACGGTTGGAGACAGTAAACGAACTGACTTGATGGGTATGCTATTACTGATCTCTCCACCTGGTTATGGTAAAACCACTTTAATTGAGTATGTGGCGCATAAACTCGGCCTTGTTTTCATGAAGATAAATGGCCCTTCTCTTGGCCATAATGTGACGTCTTTGGATCCAAAGGAAGCGCCTGATCAAAACGCAGCTCGAGAAGTCGAAAAAATCAACCTTGCTTTGGAAATGGGCAACAATGTTTTGCTCTACTTGGATGATATTCAGCATACTAACCCAGAGTTTTTGCAAAAGTTTATTTCGCTTTGTGATGGAACTCGACGTATTGAAGGTATCTGGAATGGGGAAACCAAAACCTATGACATGCGAGGTAAAAAGTTTGCCGTCGTAATGGCCGGAAACCCTTATACTGAATCTGGTGATATGTTCCGAATCCCAGATATGTTAGCTAACCGAGCTGATATTTATAACCTAGGCGATATGCTCTCTGATCAAAAAGAGGCATTTGAGTTGAGCTTTATAGAGAATGCTTTAACTTCACACCCTGCGCTTGCGCCTTTAGCTACTCGTGACCTTAATGATTTATATCGTTTTGTCCGCATGGCAAATGGTGAAGGATTACCGTTAAGCGATATGTCTCATTCTTATTCTGCGACAGAGTCTGCTGAAATTGTTTCAACGTTACAGAAATTACTTACAGTTCAGCAAACCGTGCTTAAGGTAAACCAACAATATATTGCTTCTGCAGCTACGGCCGACCAGTATCGTGTAGAGCCACCGTTTAAGTTACAAGGCTCTTATCGGAATATGAATAAACTGACCGAAAAAATTTCGTCAGTGATGACGCCTGAAGAGTTACAAACTTTACTTCAGGACCATTATCAAGGTGAAGCACAGACCCTCACCAATGGTACAGAAGAGAACTTACTCAAATTGGCACAACTTCGCGGCGAAATGACCGCTGAGCAGCAGGCTCGTTGGGGTGAAATTCGTGAAAGTTACCAGCGTAACCAACTGATGGGAGACTCAGAGGATAGAGCCGGTCAAGTGGTGCAGCAATTGGCAGCCCTGAATCAAACCATTAATCGAGTGACACAAAAATTTGGAGATAATCCCCATGACTGA